The Prosthecobacter sp. SYSU 5D2 nucleotide sequence CCTCCCGTCCGTCGTTTATACCGCCAACCAACCTGATGAAACGCCGACCTTTTCTTCTCATCGCCTTACTGCTCGCCAGCTTGCCCCCGGCCTCCGCCGTTGACTGGAAAAAACAAGCCCTGGAAGACGCCAGGCAGGACCGCACCAGCATTCCCTACGACGGCATCACGCCTAACAAAATGGTCTGCGACACCACCCTGCGCCAGCTTCCCGACGGCTCCTGGGCGCTCACCATCCTGGCCGGGGGCGACTTTGAACCCTCTCCTGAAAACTACATCGGCATCACCCGCAGCACCGACCAGGGCAAGACCTGGTCCCCGCTGGAGCCGGTGGATACAAGCCTGCCACGCTCCGGCAAAACCATCGGCCAAGGCCTGACGGAGCTGATGGTTCATGGCCAGCGCTGCACCGCCTTTTTCTCAACCCATTCTCAGACCTGGGGCCTGGACTGGAAGTCCTGGATCATGCACAGCGATGACAACTGCCAGACCTGGAGCAAACCCGAGCCCGTCCCTGGCCGCCTGCACAATTACACGTTCATCCGCAACCACATCGTGGCCAAAGACGGCCGCATCATTATCCCCTTTCAGCATTATGTCGGCCCCGGCCCAGATGTGCCGCCACCGCCGCCGGAGGAAAAACCCTGGCACAAAACGCTCTTCCATTACGTCAGCAATCCGCGCAATGGCGTGCTCATCAGCAGCGATGGCGGCAAGACCTGGAGCGAGCACGGCAACATTCGTCTTTCTACAAATGACCGTTATTATGGCTGGGCGGAAAACAACATCGTCGAGCTCAGCGATGGCCGCATCGCCATGATCATCCGGGGCGACCGTCTCGGCGGCGTCCTTTATTATGCCGAGTCCACCGACGGCGGCAAAACCTGGCCCGAATTCGCCAGCAAAACGGACATTCCCAATCCCGGCAGCAAGGCCACCCTTTATCCCCTGGGCGGCGATGCCGTGGCCATCCTGCATAATCCGAATCCGCGTCACCGCAGCCCATTGTCCCTGTGGATCAGCTTTGACGGCCTGAAGACCTGGCCCTACCGCCGCGTCCTCGTCCCCGAATCGTCCGATGGCCCCAAAGGCCGCCTTAACTACCCGGACGGTTTTGTCAGCGCGGACAGGCAGTGGCTGCACTTCGCCTACGATGACAACCGCCACCGCGCCGTCCATTACAGCGCCAAACTGCCTCCCCTCCCCTGACATTCCACGCGGATGCAAAACATCATCAACCGTTTCACCGGCCTCTACCCG carries:
- a CDS encoding sialidase family protein, with protein sequence MKRRPFLLIALLLASLPPASAVDWKKQALEDARQDRTSIPYDGITPNKMVCDTTLRQLPDGSWALTILAGGDFEPSPENYIGITRSTDQGKTWSPLEPVDTSLPRSGKTIGQGLTELMVHGQRCTAFFSTHSQTWGLDWKSWIMHSDDNCQTWSKPEPVPGRLHNYTFIRNHIVAKDGRIIIPFQHYVGPGPDVPPPPPEEKPWHKTLFHYVSNPRNGVLISSDGGKTWSEHGNIRLSTNDRYYGWAENNIVELSDGRIAMIIRGDRLGGVLYYAESTDGGKTWPEFASKTDIPNPGSKATLYPLGGDAVAILHNPNPRHRSPLSLWISFDGLKTWPYRRVLVPESSDGPKGRLNYPDGFVSADRQWLHFAYDDNRHRAVHYSAKLPPLP